Below is a window of Lacibacter sp. H407 DNA.
ACCAATAAATCATCCGCAGTATAAGGCCTTCCCAACATCAGTAAATATTCCCGTGCATATTCAGGACACCACACCGATCGGTAATGCTTTGCCAATCGTTCGCTCAAAAAAGATTTACCTGTAGATTCCGGGCCGAGTAGAACAACTTTCTTCGGGAAATTCATAAAGGTTGCAATGTAACGGGTGATGCAATACAAAACAAGGGTAATTCTTCTATCGTAATTTTACTCTTCTCTTCCATTCTGCCAATCCAAAAAAGGCCATGATCAATAACACCACATAAAAAACACTGGTAAACACATATTGTTTCACAAAGTACAAAGGAGCTGAAGCGATATTGGTTGCGATCCACCAATACCAGCTTTCGATTTTCTTTTTTGCCATAAGCCACATGCCGGTGAAAGCTGTTGCAGCTGCGAACGAATCGGCCCAGGGGATTGCACCGGGCGCAAAGTTCTGTTTAAGATAATACAACGAAACGTATAATGCAAGGTAAAAACCAGCGAAGAACAAAAGTTGATAAACAATCCAGCGTTTATTTGAGTAACTGATATGTAACACCTGATGATGCTCGTTGTCTTTTTTTGCCCACAACCACCAACCATAAATACTCATTATGGTGTAATAAATATTCACTGCCGCTTCGCCCAGCAAGTGCTGTTTATAACTCAGCCAGATATAAATAGTGGTACTGATAAGGCCCACAGGATAAACCAAGATATTTTCTTTACGGCTGTACCAAACACTGGCAATACCGGAAAATACAGCAATGTATTCGGGTAAGGTTGTTGCCTTCATTCCCGTTACAAATTGCTGCCAGATAGTATCGATCATTTTTCAAAAATGCATTGAAATTTTCAGATTGAGTGCTAAAAAATTTTCGGGCATCTTTGCAAAAATTGCTTGTATGAAGATTGCTGTATTAGGTGCCGGTATGGTAGGCCGTGCCATTGCACTTGACCTAGCCACAATATTTGATGTTACTTCGTTTGATGTAAGTGAACAAAATCTGCAATTGTTACAACGCAGAACAGCCACTGTAAAAACGGTTGTTGCCGATCTTGGTAAAACGGATGCTTATTCCTCATTCTTACAACCCTTTGATATCGTTGTTACTGCTGTGCCCGGTTTTATGGGTTTTGAAACATTGAAAGCGGTGATCAATGCAGGGAAGAATGTGGCAGATATTTCTTTTTTTCCTGAAGATGCATTGCAGTTACATGCATTGGCAAAAGAAAAAAATGTAACCGCTATTGTTGATTGCGGCGTTGCTCCTGGCATGAGTAACTGGATCATTGGACGCTACAACACCGAAATGAAAATTGATGCATTTGAAATTTATGTTGGTGGATTACCCTTGCATCCACAACCACCTTTCTTTTACAAAGCGCCTTTCTCACCCATTGATGTAATTGAAGAATATACAAGACCTGCACGATTGAAAGAAAACGGAATTATAGTAACGAAACCTGCGTTGACCGATCGGGAGTTGATGCACTTTGATCGTGTTGATACGCTGGAAGCTTTTAATACCGATGGCCTACGATCCTTATTGTTTACAATGCCACACATTCCAACGCAGATTGAAAAAACCTTGCGTTATCCCGGTCATGTTGATTTAATGATTGCACTTCAGCAAAGTGGATTTTTCAGTACCGAGAAAATGATGATCAACGGAAATGCAGTTTCGCCCATGCAACTTACCTCGCAACTACTCATTGATCAATGGAAGCTCGGTGAAACAGAAGAGGAATTAACGGTGATGAAAGTGATTGTACACGGTGAAGGGAAACTCATCGAATACGAACTCTACGATCAATTCGACACTACCACACAAACTTCCTCCATGGCACGTACAACAGGATATGCCTGTACAGCCGTTGTTCATTTACTGGCGAGGAGCATGGTTACAAAAAAAGGTGTGTTTCCACCGGAGCTGCTGGGCGATGATAAAAACTGTTTTGATTTTGTATTGAAGTATTTGGCGGAAAGAAATGTGAATTGGATAAAGAAAACATCATAAAACTTTCATTGGCCCGGTTTGTGAAGAAGCTATTTTTGAGTTAGATTTACCAACTCAAATAAAAACACAAATAGTATGATACGTCACGCATCGGCCGTTTGGAATGGCACAGGAAAAGAAGGTAACGGACACCTTACAACGCAAAGCACCGTTTTAACTGATACACAATATTCTTACCTCTCCCGTTTTGAAAGCGGTGTTGGTACTAATCCTGAAGAATTAGTAGCAGCTGCACATGCCGGTTGTTTTAGTATGAAATTGAGTTTTGTATTAGGTGCAGCAGGATTTACACCTGAAAAAATTGATACAAAATGCGAGATCACATTTGTGGATGGTACCTTGTCGAAATCACACCTGATTGTATCTGCCTCAGTACCAGGTATTGATGATGCAAAATTTCAGGAGTGTGTAAAAGACGCTGAAGCAAACTGCCCTATCTCAAAATTATTAGGGAAAGGATTGGAGATCAGCAGCACCGCAACACTTGTTGCATAAATTATAGATCATTATTTATACAGCCGGTTTTCAATTGAAGACCGGCTGTTTTATTTTAGAGTATGGAAAAAGTAAATCTTGCCGAAAAGTTCAACCTGTTTACAGAGCACTGGAGTCCTCAAATAGCTGGCGAGTTAAACGGGCAACATGTAAAACTGGTAAAGTTCAAAGGTCCGTTCACCTGGCATCATCATGAGCATGAAGATGAATTATTTTATGTGGTGAAAGGAAGTTTTGAAATGGAATTTACCGATCGTGTTGTAACAATCAATGAAGGTGAATTTATTATTGTTCCGAGAGGCGTTGAACACCGGCCCAATGCCAAAGAAGAAGTACAGGTGTTATTATTTGAACCCGCCACTACATTGAATACAGGCAATGTAGAGAATGCGTTTACAAAGAAAACGTTGGGTCGATTGTAAAGAAATGTATTTCTAAATTGATCCGTTTGTTGCATTTAGTTGTTGTTTGCAGTAAACACAACAAACAGGATCCTTTTACCAGCAATCATGTAAAACTTATTGCATGTTTGCTAAATATGCTTCGAGTTGATCCATTGTTCCACCAAAACCCTGCTCCATACTTGTGAACATTGAGTAATACGTATTCTCTTCTTCTGCACTTGCATTGATGGGATATCCTGTCAGGTGTAAAGTAGTGGCGCCATTTTCTTCTGTAAGCGTCATGATGTTCATCACTTGTTTTGGAAAAACCAAACCCGGAAAAGGTGCCTGTATAATTTCTCCTGCTTCGTTAGCGAATGAATTGACCCATTCAATACGATTCGGTTCTTCAATTGCCACATAATGAAATACACCATAACGAACAGCATCAGCAACCTTCATGCTGTAGTGGAAAATTCCTTTGGGACGAAAATCGAGTTGCAACACATCAACAGACATACCTTTTGGTCCCCACCATTTGGCTAATGCTTCTGCATTTGCAAATGCATCAAACACCTGTTGCTTGCTTGCTTTGAATGTGCGTGTAATTGAAAACTGTTCTTTAACTGTTGACATGATGATAGTTTTTATTGTTTGTTGAGATATTGTTCAAGACTGTTGAGAATAATTTCGTTCCATCCATTGACGAAATTAGTGCTGGCCAATGCAGGTTCATTTGCATCAAACGGTTCAGCAAATTCAAAACGGAAGTTGAGTTTGGTTGTAGCCGCATCTACTTCACTCAGTTCCCAATAAGCAATGGCTTTGCCGCTATAACCGGGGTAGGCCCACGTATGCACTAATTTTTTATTGGGGATGATCTCCAGCATTTCACCACGGTGTAGCCATTGTTTGTCTTTGAGATCACCGGCATACCAATCGAATGAATGTCCAACGTTTAATTGAAACTGTCCTTTAAAATCAAAATACCAGTTACGCATGTGTTGCTCTTCCGTAATAGCAAGCCATACAAGAGCAATGGGTGCTTTGTAAATTTTTTCGAGTACAATATCGTTTGCCGTTTGCATGATGATGTGTTTAATGGTTAAAGTTGTTTGTTCAATAACTGTACCTGTTGTTGAAGGTAGAGTTCCAGTTTATCTATATTCTGTTTCAATCCTTCATCAGCTTTAAATGTTTTTACCACTTGTATAAACTGTTCTTTGCTTTCGAACAACATATGCCAGTTGATCTGTGTTTGCTTGCCAAGTTCTTCAAATTCAATCGTGGTTAAAAATTTCGGTCCGCTCACATGATCGTACACGATCTTTTTGTGCTTCACAATTTCCTTAAACACGATTTTATTTTTATAATCAGTACCATCAGGTCCGTGCATGACCAAGTCCCATTCACCACCTGGTTCTATTTCCATTTTAGTGATCGTGTTAGTGAAGCCGTTTGGTCCCCACCAATGCTTGATATGTTCGGGGTCGGTAAATACTTCCCACACCAGTTCAACAGATGCATTCAGCAAGCGTGTTAAACGAAGTTCCCGATCTGCGGTACTATTTTCTACAGACATGTTTTTCGTTTTTGTGATGATTAATTTGAGCGTTCAATGTATTGTGCCAGTCGCTCAATATTCTGTTGCAGACTTTCGCCTACTTTGTATACTTCAACAAACTGATGATATTCTTCCTTTGTTTCAAACAGCATTTCCCAGTGCATCACAGTTGTATCATCCTTCGGTTCAAACTCGATTGTTGCAATAAAGAAATGACCGCTGATATGTTCGTATACGATCTTCTTGTTTGTTACAACTTCTGTAAACACACTTGTATTATCATAATCCGTACCATCTGGTCCGTGCATTACCAATAACCATTCGCCGCCGGGCTGCAGATCCATTTTTGTAATGGTATTCGTAAAGCCATCAGGCCCCCACCAATGTTTGATGTGATCCGGATTACTCCACACTTCCCATATTTTTTCAACAGGAGCATGGAGCTCTTTTGTTAATCGGATGAAACGACCAGCTTTGTTATTTTCTGCGGACATTCTTTTTTGTTTTTGGTTGCTGTTGAATTTTTTCGAGATAAGTTTCCAATGCATCCAGTTTCTGTTCCCAGAATTGTTTGTACTGCTCGATCCATGCCGATACTTCGTTGAGAGCATCCAGTTTTGCTTCGCAATAACGCTCACGCCCTTTTTGCTTAATGATAATGAGGCCGCACTCGGTCAATATTTTCACGTGCTGCGAAATAGCCGGCCGGCTAACATTAAAATTTTCAGCGAGGGCATTCAGATTCTGCGGTTGTTTCACCACCAGCCCGATAATTTCCCTGCGTGTTGGGTCTGCAATTGCCTGGAACACATCTCTTCTTGCTTCGTATGCCATAATAATGCGTAAGTATTTACTTACACAAATATATATGTAAGTATTTGCTTACGCAAGTTTTTGGAGCAATTTTTTTTTGCATCACACCTCAAACGCAACAGATTGCCCTTTTTTGATCAGTTCCGCTAAGGCACCTATTTATAGTAAACAATAGGATGAATAAAAAAAGAAGAAGATTGAAAATCAACTTAAAAAGAGTACGGAAATTTGATTTTCTAAAGTGGATAGGCCTTATTCACAAATTGATTGAACTTTTCCAAATGATAGCAAATTGGTTCTAATATAGCGTGCGGGCCACCTTTATCCTTTGACAAGCTTAGGTAAGAATGACTAACCCTTGCCTCAGATGAACTATTTTTGCCGGA
It encodes the following:
- the pnuC gene encoding nicotinamide riboside transporter PnuC, with amino-acid sequence MIDTIWQQFVTGMKATTLPEYIAVFSGIASVWYSRKENILVYPVGLISTTIYIWLSYKQHLLGEAAVNIYYTIMSIYGWWLWAKKDNEHHQVLHISYSNKRWIVYQLLFFAGFYLALYVSLYYLKQNFAPGAIPWADSFAAATAFTGMWLMAKKKIESWYWWIATNIASAPLYFVKQYVFTSVFYVVLLIMAFFGLAEWKRRVKLR
- a CDS encoding saccharopine dehydrogenase family protein, encoding MKIAVLGAGMVGRAIALDLATIFDVTSFDVSEQNLQLLQRRTATVKTVVADLGKTDAYSSFLQPFDIVVTAVPGFMGFETLKAVINAGKNVADISFFPEDALQLHALAKEKNVTAIVDCGVAPGMSNWIIGRYNTEMKIDAFEIYVGGLPLHPQPPFFYKAPFSPIDVIEEYTRPARLKENGIIVTKPALTDRELMHFDRVDTLEAFNTDGLRSLLFTMPHIPTQIEKTLRYPGHVDLMIALQQSGFFSTEKMMINGNAVSPMQLTSQLLIDQWKLGETEEELTVMKVIVHGEGKLIEYELYDQFDTTTQTSSMARTTGYACTAVVHLLARSMVTKKGVFPPELLGDDKNCFDFVLKYLAERNVNWIKKTS
- a CDS encoding OsmC family protein, which translates into the protein MIRHASAVWNGTGKEGNGHLTTQSTVLTDTQYSYLSRFESGVGTNPEELVAAAHAGCFSMKLSFVLGAAGFTPEKIDTKCEITFVDGTLSKSHLIVSASVPGIDDAKFQECVKDAEANCPISKLLGKGLEISSTATLVA
- a CDS encoding cupin domain-containing protein; amino-acid sequence: MEKVNLAEKFNLFTEHWSPQIAGELNGQHVKLVKFKGPFTWHHHEHEDELFYVVKGSFEMEFTDRVVTINEGEFIIVPRGVEHRPNAKEEVQVLLFEPATTLNTGNVENAFTKKTLGRL
- a CDS encoding SRPBCC family protein — translated: MSTVKEQFSITRTFKASKQQVFDAFANAEALAKWWGPKGMSVDVLQLDFRPKGIFHYSMKVADAVRYGVFHYVAIEEPNRIEWVNSFANEAGEIIQAPFPGLVFPKQVMNIMTLTEENGATTLHLTGYPINASAEEENTYYSMFTSMEQGFGGTMDQLEAYLANMQ
- a CDS encoding SRPBCC family protein, whose product is MQTANDIVLEKIYKAPIALVWLAITEEQHMRNWYFDFKGQFQLNVGHSFDWYAGDLKDKQWLHRGEMLEIIPNKKLVHTWAYPGYSGKAIAYWELSEVDAATTKLNFRFEFAEPFDANEPALASTNFVNGWNEIILNSLEQYLNKQ
- a CDS encoding SRPBCC family protein: MSVENSTADRELRLTRLLNASVELVWEVFTDPEHIKHWWGPNGFTNTITKMEIEPGGEWDLVMHGPDGTDYKNKIVFKEIVKHKKIVYDHVSGPKFLTTIEFEELGKQTQINWHMLFESKEQFIQVVKTFKADEGLKQNIDKLELYLQQQVQLLNKQL
- a CDS encoding SRPBCC family protein, translating into MSAENNKAGRFIRLTKELHAPVEKIWEVWSNPDHIKHWWGPDGFTNTITKMDLQPGGEWLLVMHGPDGTDYDNTSVFTEVVTNKKIVYEHISGHFFIATIEFEPKDDTTVMHWEMLFETKEEYHQFVEVYKVGESLQQNIERLAQYIERSN
- a CDS encoding ArsR/SmtB family transcription factor; its protein translation is MAYEARRDVFQAIADPTRREIIGLVVKQPQNLNALAENFNVSRPAISQHVKILTECGLIIIKQKGRERYCEAKLDALNEVSAWIEQYKQFWEQKLDALETYLEKIQQQPKTKKNVRRK